One window of the Penaeus monodon isolate SGIC_2016 unplaced genomic scaffold, NSTDA_Pmon_1 PmonScaffold_7052, whole genome shotgun sequence genome contains the following:
- the LOC119571591 gene encoding uncharacterized protein DDB_G0271670-like, whose amino-acid sequence MDSTTPYVPTPVLTLIPLLSPYTPSSMESSTSSVWTHPFFKFFHIIFWVPPLLQLTSPQLPPLRNPAPLLTQVLPQAQKPLQHTLTLLQLFHRLSNLLQLLYGINYSSSTDTTPSSSFSTSSLDSTTSPTDITSTTTTEDSSSSTYSSSSVGLETSSTYTSSSSGYSSSSSSLEPTISSTFPSSSMDSTTSPFQSTTSPTDSSVDSTTSPSSSTIEEGSTSTDSSGGMEDDDIYIVVVVIIVD is encoded by the exons ACTCTCcccttataccccctcctctatGGAATCAAGTACCTCTTCAGTATGGACACACCCATTCTTCAAATTTTTCCACATCATCTTTTGGGTTCCACCACTCCTCCAACTTAcctcacctcaactaccaccacTGAGGAATCCAGCTCCTCTACTGACTCAAGTTCTTCCACAGGCTCAGAAACCTCTTCAACATACACTAACCCTTCTTCAG ctcttccacagactctccaactTACTCCAGCTCCTCTATGGAATCAACTACTCTTCAAGTACGGACACAACCCCTTCTTCAAGCTTTTCCACATCATCCTTGGATTCCACCACTTCTCCAACTGacatcacctcaactaccaccacTGAGGACTCCAGCTCGTCTACTTACTCAAGCTCTTCCGTGGGCTTAGAAACCTCTTCAActtacaccagctcttcttcaggCTACTCCTCGTCCAGCTCCTCTTTGgagcccaccatttcttctactttcccaaGCTCCTCTATGGATTCAACCACGTCCCCCTTCCaatcgaccacttctccaactgattcctctgtggattcgACTACCTCACCTAGCTCCAGCACCATTGAGGAAGGATCCACTTCCACTGATTCATCCGGTGGAATGGaagatgatgacatatatatagtcGTGGTTGTGATAATTGTTGATTAG